GCGATGCTGGTCAACGCGGTCAACCAGATGGCGACGTTCCCACAAGCTCGGATGTGGTACTACCCGGAGCCCGTCCACAGGAGCGTTCTCGTTCTCGACTCCGATGACGACTGGTCGGCATCGGAACACTTCGACACACTGCTCGGTGCGGTCGATGCCCACGGCGGGAAGATCACCGTCTACCTCATGTCGGGCACGTCCAGGGGCACCGTCGCCTCTCCGGAAAAGGTCGCGGAGTGGCGTGCCCGCGGGCACTCGTTCGGCGTCCACCACGACCCGTCCGACCCCTCCTTCGGTGGCGAGGACCCTGAAGAGGTGATCCTCGACCTGGTGCGTAAGGACCTCGCAGACTTCGATCGCCACTACGGCGGCGGTGTCCCGACCACCAACCGCAACCACTGCCTTGCCTGGAAGGGCTACGTCGACCTGCCGAAGCTCTACGCCGAACTCGGTGTCCGTATGGACCTGAACTCCGTCGGTGCCGGGCCTTCCTGGTTGCAGTACCTCACCGGCTCCGCGCGTCCGGTGAGGTTCGTCGACGCCGACGGCACCGTCGTGAACTGCTTCCAGCAGTCCACCCAGGCCTACGACGACCTCGCCGTCAAGGGTCTGCTCTCAGCGGATCCACGGGGACAGGCACACCTCACCCGGAAGCTGATGGAGGACAAGGTCACTCGCTACTTCAGCCCGCTGTCCATGCTCTCCCACCCGGTGTCGTTCTTCACCTACTCCCGGGCCTACATGGAGCTGTGCTGGCAGGCTGCAAGTGAGCTCAGGATGCCGATCTGGAGCGCCTTCGAGTGGGCCGACTTCGTGGTGGCACGGGACCAGGCCCGCATCAGCGCCGCCACGTGCACAGACGGCGTTCTTCGTTACCGAGTGACCGGCAAGTCCCCCACCGGCTCGTTGACGATCCTGTTGCCGGTTGCATCCGACCGGGTGTCCAGAGCCACCGTCGACACCGAGGTCGTCCCGGTGACCGGCATTGATGTCTTCGGTTGGTCGTGCAGCCTGATCCCGATCAGCGTCGAGCACGACCGGGCGTCCCCCCACGAGATCACTGTCGAAACGTGCTGAGCTTCCCCGTCAGTTGCCCAGCGGCGGGAGCAGGTCGGCGAACTCCTCCAGCAGCCGGTCGATCATCGCGATCTCCTCGGCGTCCAGTCGGTGGGCTGGGGCTCGGCAGTGGGCACTTTCGAACAGGCCACGCCGGACGGAGACCAGCTTCTCCGCAGCGATGATCAACTCGGTGTCGAGCATCCAGTAGGAGATGTACGGCAACAGACGCCGATGGAGGTCCAGCGCCTCGACACGGTCGCCCCGCTCGAACAGACGCCAGATCTCGACGTAGATCTCGGTCACCGAGCAGCCCGGCTGCAGGCCGACGGCTCCGCGTCGAAGGGCGTCCGGAAGCTGCACGCCCGCGTAGCCCACCACCGCCGGAAGCGCCGGATCCTGCGCACCCAAGGCTGCGATGAACGCACCAGGTGGTGTCGACTCCACCTTGACCAATGCCAGGTTCGAATGCTCGCGGGCGAGCCCGGAGATCGTGGCCGCGTCAAGGCTGGTGCCGGTCTGATGAGGCGCGTACTGGAGTACGACCGGGGTCGGCGCCACCGCCTCCAGCAC
This Actinopolymorpha cephalotaxi DNA region includes the following protein-coding sequences:
- a CDS encoding dihydrodipicolinate synthase family protein, giving the protein MTPAEQAATTTAPRVPPGDTALLVRGVSPVLEVPFTDAGEVDYTGFERVVRYVLSTGVTSVMFPGFASEFHKLSDAERARLVDILLQHTRDRADVAAVLAVQDHATRLAVAHARRLVEAGTDLINLLPPYFLTPTPEAVRTHVRAVLEAVAPTPVVLQYAPHQTGTSLDAATISGLAREHSNLALVKVESTPPGAFIAALGAQDPALPAVVGYAGVQLPDALRRGAVGLQPGCSVTEIYVEIWRLFERGDRVEALDLHRRLLPYISYWMLDTELIIAAEKLVSVRRGLFESAHCRAPAHRLDAEEIAMIDRLLEEFADLLPPLGN